The following DNA comes from uncultured Fibrobacter sp..
ATGTGACTTTTGAAATCTACAAGATTAAGGTAGATTCTGGAGCAACATTCACACTCGGCAGCAACGGACAGAGTTCCGGTTGCGTCAACTACATTGCCTTTGTTCAAGAAGCAAACCTGCCAAGCAACAGTAACGAAACCGGTGAAGAAATCGATAGCAATACTGACCCTGAAAACGGCGAAATACAGTTTGCCGGTGAATTCATTGAACCAGCGAACCTTGTATCCGTAGGATTTGTCGGCGGCACATTATTCGTGAATAACGGCACAGGAAACGCGGTGAGAGCCACCTTGTTCGATTTGAACGGTTCAATTATCGCGAATAGGACCCTTGCAAGCGGCAGTCACTCCCTAGAAACAAAGGGACTTGCCCACGGAACATATCTAGTACGCATCCACGGCAAAGGATTGCAAAAGACTGTGCGGATCCTTTTTTGATAAAACGAATTTATTCCGCAATTTCATCAAGATCCTGCATCAACTTGTGAGTTTCGATAAGGATGGCGATGATTTTGCGGTAATGCGAGATGTCGTCGTAAGTAAGGGTGCGGTTTTTGCGGTCTTTGAGCCACTTTTGTGCGGGTTGATAGCCGCCGATGTAGAAGTTCCAGGCTAGTTCAGGAACATTGCCGAAATATTGCTGCTTGTTAATAAAAACTTTGCCGTAGTTGTCATCCCCGACTTGGTCGGGGATCTCCCTTTCAAAACGAATCTCACTTACGGCATTGTCGCCTTCGATGTCAAAGGAGGTTGCCTGCGGAGGAATTTCTTCCATCAGGTGCAATTTGCGGAGTTTATTGCCGATGGAAACGATGCGTTCGAATTCATCCTTGTTTTCGGGATAAGGAATACGCGGAAAATCAATTTTCAGGAATTCCTTGTATTTTTCACGATAGGACGGTGTATGGAGAACGCCGTAGATGTAATCAAAGACTTGTTCCGGAGTCGTTTTGAGTTTAGTGCACTTGTCTATTTTGCGCCAGATTTTTTCGTCAAGGTTGGGCTTACGAGTCTCGCCGATTTTTTCTTCGTTTTCGGTAGGATAAAGGTAGAGCGGGAAAACATAAGACTGTTCCTTCGACTGCAAAGATATAGAATTTAAATCCGAAATATGCGTCGTCACAAAAATATGTTGAAAATCAAACGTACTTAATTGCCTGCAAGTAACTAATGTTAAATTACCTTTCCCAATGATATGACGATTTATTTTGTATCTGGCACGACCCATTACACCATTTGAGTTTCCCGTATAATTAGTCCATCTTATGTCAAAAGGTCTATAATCAATTCTATTTTCTATTATTTCATTATCTAGGTCAGCTTTCGCAGTTGCGATATTCCAGCTAGGTCTATTTTTTAGTTGATATTTTCTTTCTAAATCAACTTCGGCCATAGAGATGAAGTCTCTTCTTAAAGATTCTGCGTCAAGTTCTGTAAAGAGAATATTCACTGCATCGCATTTTGTTTGAATTCCTGAATTATATTCAATTATCAAATCAGAAATTTTAAATCCCTTATCATACTCATTTTGTATAGAGAAATCTTTTGGAACAAAGAAAAAATAAGGTGCTTGCGGAATAAGTTCTTGCCAAGATATTTCGCTGAAAGACGTATTTGCAAGAAAGGCATATTTTTCAAAGCGTTTGCCAAAGAGTTCGTAATGGTAAACGCGGGCTAGAGATCCTTCGACTTCGCCCTTACGGGCTTCATTCAGGATGACACTCTGTTTTTTCTTAACAAAAATGTTAATGCTTACGCCTTGCATAATGTCAAAAACATTTTCATCTTTACCACCATCAGGCGCAACTTCTTTTTTTCGTGTATCACCATGCAAATTCAGAATGTAGATTTCATCAAAAGTTTCCATCAAGGTTTTTCGCATCTGACGATGCGTTATTCCGTCAATAAAACTATTGTTCGAAATATATGCTAGAATCCCATCACCATTCTTTTCTACGAAATAATGTCCGAGTCGAATAAATTTGATATAATCATCGTCTAGATTTATCTTTCTTTCGTTCAAATTTTTCTTGTAATCGTCCAACAGGTTCTGAATCCACTCGCTTTTATTGCTACTGCTTACACTATACGGCGGATTTCCAATCATCACCATTACGGGAGTGTCGCGCTTAACAAGGTTCGCCTCGTTCGCTTCTTGCGCAAGCCATTGTGCAAACAATGTTCCTGTGTTGTGGTCACATTCTTCAAGGGAATTGGTAAGGAATATGCGGAGTCGCTTGTCCTGTCTTGCCTTGTAGCCTGTCTGCGCCAACACCATGTCCAATTTCAAATGCGCAACGGCGTATGGAGCCATCATGAATTCAAAACCGTTCAGGCGCGGTAGCAGATGTTCTTCCACATAGTTTTGCCAAGCGCCCTTCTGATTTTCCATACCAGAATATATCTTGCGGACCACTTCGGCAAGGAATGTTCCCGTTCCAGTTGCAGGGTCGAGGATTTGAACTTTATGGTATTCACGCGTTTCGTATCTCTTGTGGTCTTTGGTTCGATTGTCCGTATATAGGTTCGACGTTTGACGAATCGTCACCTTGCTCGTGTCGGCAAGCCCATCACTCAAATTGAAGCGGGATTTCAAAATTTCGTCAACGGCATTGACGATAAAGTGGACAACGGGTTCGGGCGTGTAATAAACACCACAGGCCTTTTTCTGCTTGGGGTCGTAATAGCGTAGAAAATCTTCGTAGAAGTGAATCATCGGATCGGCTTGACCCGTAGCCTTTCCAAAATTCTTCATGACCTTCGGCATGTCCGTCACCCGGAATGTTTCTGCCAGGTCATCTACAATCCATGCGATGCTTGTATCTACATCGAATGCGGCAACATTCTGGAAAACCTTGCGCAAGAACGGATTTGTCTTGGGAATGAGTGTAGCCGCTTCTTCTCGACTGAAAGTGTCGGGAGTATCGTCATGGAGCCTTGCGGCAAACATTCCATAGCAGATTGTCTGTGCGTAAATATCGGCAAATTGACGTTCCGTCAAATCGTGAATCAGCACCTTCTGGAAAGATTTCCATTGTCCCGCCAGTTCACTCGTCTTTTCACTATCGGTTTCAAGAGTCTTTTCAATCACCTCGGCAAGGAGGCGCGCCTTGGCAGCCATCATCTGCGCCAGCTTTGTAGAACTTGTAATCTTCTGCGGTGTTGATTCCGCAATGTGCGCCACCATTTCCAAAAACATCGGAACATTGGCGTCTATCAGCGCAATCTTGTTCCCTTTGATTTCTGCAATGCGGATGTTTTGAGTCGGCAGCCCGTTTTCATAAGAATGAAAATCAAGGTAATCCGTGAAAAGGATATGGTCTAGGGAGTTCTTGTAACGGTTGAACTGTTCCTTGTGCTGGCGGTTTCCATCCAGGTCGCTATCGCCGATGTCCTTTGCCTCTACGAACGCAACCGGAATTGATGTTGCTCCTTTCCCTTTCGCGATAATGTAGTCCGGCGCTCCGCATTGGATTCGGCTGGGTTCGTTTGTGATGGTGAATTTGGGGAGCAAGTCGCCAAGCAGTTTTGCGAGTGCCGGGCGATAGCTGTGCTCTGTCGCCTTACCCGTAGAAAACTGCTTGGAAACCTCGTCGATGTACTGTGCGACGGCTTGAATCTTGCTCTTGTCCAAATCGACCATGGCGGCTCCAACGTTGCGAGATCCGCTCTACTTGACTTACGATTTACCCAATAAAAAAAGGGCGCGAAGTTGCCTGCAAGTTACTGTGTTTCGAGGCTCTAGCAAAGCCCAACTTACCAATAACTGCAAACAACCCACGCCCCAATTGGGACGTGAGCAGTCTGCCCTATTCTCGTAAGTTGTGAAACTGCTAGATTTCGAAACAGAGATTAGAGCAAATACTCAAAAATTCCGGTCGCTCCGAACCATTCGGTACGGGGCTATGTCATGGGGAATGATAGTAAAAAAACAAGGAGAAACGACAATTAGAACCAGAAATAGACCGGTTGACCGAGTTCTTTAGCTTTTGTTAAAGCCAGCATCAACTTGTCAAAAGCCATTTTTTCCAATTCACCTGTTTTCTTTTCCCGAAATGTATCTGCAATGTTTATTGCAGCATCCACTTTTTCGGCAGGAATCTCCTCATCCTCATAGTGATCAATGAGCAAGTCCAACGTTTCGTTAAAAGCCATATAGACATCCCACAAAGTTTCATTTTCCGGGAGTTTCAGCCACCACTGAACGAAATCGTCAAACTCTCCGCTATTAGCGTAAGATTGCCAGCAGTCCGTATTCTCGTCAAAATTTCGCTTGGGGACAAGGATTATTTCATGCTGTTCCATTACATTTCGCTCCTGTATTTTATCCTAAAGTGGGTCAGAGCCTCTCGTTCCGCCTTAGGACGTCCATGTTGCTTTCCTTTTGCATCAATATAGTTATTGACACTCTCGCCCTTCAAGTCAAAATACGCTCTAAAGGGTTTCGACAAATCTTGAATACGCAAATACCCGCCCCCAATATCAGCCACAATGGAGACTTTACCTTCTTTGTCGCGCCATTCAACTTTATTGCCTTGAACTTCCGCCTGTGCTCCAGGCGCAAACTGATTTACGATATCGTTAATATTTACAGACATCCATTTTTCAGAATGCTCGAGACTCCTGTTCTTGCCCTGCACAATATTCTTCATTAGATCAGCATTTATCTGAGCAAGATCTTTTTGTTCTTGAACAGATTTAGAGTATGTATCTTTGGAATCCATTATGCGGCCCTCCTTTCTAAAGATTCTTTGTAACAGCGAGTTCTATAATCTGAAACCAGCATGTAATGAACGTCTAATTTTTCAAGCATTTCTTCATATTCGCCCCTCAATCTTCCATAGATTACAAGAAAGGAAGGCCTAGCGATTAGCATCTTCGTTTTAAAAATGTAGCCATGCAAAGGATTATAGCGTTTCGCACAACCTAACGCACCAACAATATAAGGAATATTTTTCGGATAAGATTCGAGCGCATACAAAGTCTGCAAACAGCCTACCCGGAAATTCGGAAGAATCTTTTGTCCTGACAGAGCAACAAAAGCTGTAGCCAACTGCGAAAGCCAAATATTGAATTTTTGCATTTGAAGAGGCCAATTAATCCGAGGGCTCAAGTCAAAACCACCAAAGCCATAATAATTCAGATACAGCCCAATTTCATCAAATAGATTTTGCAACCG
Coding sequences within:
- a CDS encoding type ISP restriction/modification enzyme, whose translation is MVDLDKSKIQAVAQYIDEVSKQFSTGKATEHSYRPALAKLLGDLLPKFTITNEPSRIQCGAPDYIIAKGKGATSIPVAFVEAKDIGDSDLDGNRQHKEQFNRYKNSLDHILFTDYLDFHSYENGLPTQNIRIAEIKGNKIALIDANVPMFLEMVAHIAESTPQKITSSTKLAQMMAAKARLLAEVIEKTLETDSEKTSELAGQWKSFQKVLIHDLTERQFADIYAQTICYGMFAARLHDDTPDTFSREEAATLIPKTNPFLRKVFQNVAAFDVDTSIAWIVDDLAETFRVTDMPKVMKNFGKATGQADPMIHFYEDFLRYYDPKQKKACGVYYTPEPVVHFIVNAVDEILKSRFNLSDGLADTSKVTIRQTSNLYTDNRTKDHKRYETREYHKVQILDPATGTGTFLAEVVRKIYSGMENQKGAWQNYVEEHLLPRLNGFEFMMAPYAVAHLKLDMVLAQTGYKARQDKRLRIFLTNSLEECDHNTGTLFAQWLAQEANEANLVKRDTPVMVMIGNPPYSVSSSNKSEWIQNLLDDYKKNLNERKINLDDDYIKFIRLGHYFVEKNGDGILAYISNNSFIDGITHRQMRKTLMETFDEIYILNLHGDTRKKEVAPDGGKDENVFDIMQGVSINIFVKKKQSVILNEARKGEVEGSLARVYHYELFGKRFEKYAFLANTSFSEISWQELIPQAPYFFFVPKDFSIQNEYDKGFKISDLIIEYNSGIQTKCDAVNILFTELDAESLRRDFISMAEVDLERKYQLKNRPSWNIATAKADLDNEIIENRIDYRPFDIRWTNYTGNSNGVMGRARYKINRHIIGKGNLTLVTCRQLSTFDFQHIFVTTHISDLNSISLQSKEQSYVFPLYLYPTENEEKIGETRKPNLDEKIWRKIDKCTKLKTTPEQVFDYIYGVLHTPSYREKYKEFLKIDFPRIPYPENKDEFERIVSIGNKLRKLHLMEEIPPQATSFDIEGDNAVSEIRFEREIPDQVGDDNYGKVFINKQQYFGNVPELAWNFYIGGYQPAQKWLKDRKNRTLTYDDISHYRKIIAILIETHKLMQDLDEIAE